Proteins from a single region of Gossypium arboreum isolate Shixiya-1 chromosome 1, ASM2569848v2, whole genome shotgun sequence:
- the LOC108482742 gene encoding probable xyloglucan endotransglucosylase/hydrolase protein 32, translating to MPLFLSLLLILWFPSTNADWPPSLGYWPSSKFRPMSFYSGFRNLWGPNHQSVDQSSLTIWLDRTSESGFKSIRPFHSGYFGASIKLQFGYTAGVITDFYLSNNEVHPGFHDEVDMEFLGTTFGKPYTLQTNVYIRGNGDGKIIGREMKFHLWFDPTIDFHYYTILWSLKEIV from the exons ATGCCTCTCTTCCTCTCACTTCTTCTCATTTTATGGTTTCCTTCAACCAATGCTGATTGGCCACCTTCTCTTGGCTACTGGCCAAGTTCTAAATTCAGGCCTATGAGCTTTTATAGCGGCTTTAGAAACCTTTGGGGTCCCAACCATCAAAGCGTAGACCAAAGTTCATTGACAATATGGCTTGATAGAACCTCAG aaagtgGATTCAAATCTATCCGGCCTTTTCATTCGGGTTATTTTGGTGCCTCCATTAAGCTTCAATTTGGTTACACTGCAGGGGTCATAACAGATTTTTAT CTATCAAACAATGAAGTTCATCCAGGATTCCATGATGAAGTGGATATGGAGTTCCTTGGGACTACATTTGGTAAACCTTACACTTTGCAAACCAATGTGTACATAAGAGGGAATGGGGATGGAAAAATCATTGGAAGGGAGATGAAGTTTCATCTTTGGTTTGATCCTACGATAGACTTTCATTACTATACCATTCTTTGGAGTCTTAAGGAGATAGTGTga